In a genomic window of Thiosocius teredinicola:
- a CDS encoding SpoVR family protein produces the protein MTEAIKADTRQPISEGSEWTFELLETYDREIARVAQHYGLDTYPNQIEVITSEQMIDAYSSVGMPVGYSHWSFGKQFMSTQKHYKRGQMGLAYEIVINSSPCIAYLMEENTMTMQALVIAHASYGHNSFFKGNYLFRTWTDAEGILDYLVFARNYVAECEERYGEEAVENILDSCHALMNHGVDRYKRPAKLSMAKEKALQRERADYLQSQVNDLWRTLPPKEATAKKRKENRFPPDPQENLLYFIEKNAPRLEPWQREIVRIVRKIAQYFYPQRQTQVMNEGWATFWHYTLLNHLYEEGKLTDGFMMEFLQSHTNVVFQPPYFSRMYSGINPYALGFNMFRDIRRICEEPTDEDRRWFPEIAGSNWLETLDFAMRNFKDESFIAQYLSPRLIRELKLFTVVDDDHDDKLEISAIHDDAGYRQIRQMLADQYNLGNREPNIQVWNVDVYGDRSLTLRHDMHNRRPLGESTPEMLRHIARLWGYDVRIESIDEHGHAELMGECKV, from the coding sequence GTGACCGAAGCAATCAAAGCCGATACCCGTCAACCGATCTCCGAGGGTTCGGAATGGACCTTCGAGCTGCTCGAAACCTACGACCGGGAGATCGCCCGCGTCGCACAGCACTACGGCCTGGACACCTATCCGAACCAGATCGAAGTGATCACGTCGGAGCAGATGATCGACGCCTATTCGTCGGTCGGTATGCCGGTCGGCTACAGCCACTGGTCGTTCGGCAAGCAGTTCATGTCGACGCAAAAGCACTACAAGCGCGGCCAGATGGGCTTGGCCTACGAGATCGTGATCAACTCCAGCCCGTGCATCGCCTACCTGATGGAAGAGAACACGATGACCATGCAGGCGCTGGTCATTGCGCACGCCAGCTACGGTCACAACTCATTCTTCAAGGGCAACTACCTGTTCCGTACCTGGACCGACGCCGAGGGCATCCTCGACTACCTGGTGTTCGCCCGCAACTATGTTGCCGAGTGCGAAGAACGCTACGGCGAAGAGGCGGTAGAAAACATCCTCGACTCGTGCCATGCCTTGATGAATCACGGTGTCGATCGCTACAAGCGACCCGCCAAGCTGTCGATGGCCAAGGAAAAGGCACTACAGCGCGAGCGCGCCGATTACCTGCAGTCGCAGGTCAACGACTTGTGGCGCACCCTGCCGCCGAAAGAGGCGACCGCCAAGAAGCGCAAGGAAAATCGCTTCCCACCCGATCCGCAGGAAAACCTGCTGTACTTCATCGAGAAGAACGCACCTCGGCTGGAACCCTGGCAGCGCGAGATCGTGCGCATCGTGCGTAAGATTGCGCAGTATTTCTATCCGCAACGCCAGACGCAGGTCATGAACGAGGGCTGGGCAACCTTCTGGCACTACACCCTGCTCAATCACCTGTATGAAGAAGGCAAGCTGACCGACGGCTTCATGATGGAGTTTCTGCAGTCGCATACCAACGTCGTGTTTCAACCGCCTTACTTCAGCCGGATGTACAGCGGGATCAACCCTTATGCGCTCGGCTTCAACATGTTTCGTGATATCCGGCGCATCTGTGAAGAACCCACCGATGAAGACCGCCGCTGGTTCCCGGAGATCGCCGGCTCGAACTGGCTCGAGACACTGGATTTTGCGATGCGCAACTTCAAGGATGAGAGCTTCATCGCACAGTATCTGTCACCACGACTGATTCGCGAGCTGAAGCTGTTTACCGTGGTCGACGACGATCATGACGACAAGCTCGAGATCAGCGCGATCCACGACGATGCCGGCTACCGCCAGATTCGCCAGATGCTGGCCGACCAATACAACCTCGGCAACCGCGAACCGAACATCCAGGTGTGGAATGTCGACGTCTACGGCGATCGCTCGCTGACGCTGCGCCACGACATGCACAACCGCCGTCCGCTGGGTGAGAGCACCCCCGAGATGCTGCGCCACATCGCCCGACTGTGGGGCTACGACGTGCGCATCGAAAGTATCGACGAACACGGTCACGCCGAATTGATGGGTGAATGCAAGGTCTGA
- a CDS encoding malonate--CoA ligase produces the protein MNDANLYRLFAAHFPTEPDAVFLETDSNRRLLYAEVPRQTALIQGLLQSFGVQKGDRVVVQVEKSIEAVLLYLACLRAGAIYIPLNTAYTANEVDYFLKDATPRVFVCAPQRKAQLEPVAAAAGVHAVLTLDADGGGELRAALETATAIDETVPVAPEDLAAILYTSGTTGRSKGAMLSHANLASNAQVLHDYWHWQQADVLLHALPIFHVHGLFVALHCALLGGSRVIFLPRFDADAMIARLPESTVMMGVPTFYTRLLDRADFNAGLCSNMRLFISGSAPLRAETHREFEQRTGHRILERYGMTEAGMITSNPYDGERIAGTVGYPLPGVKARVADEQGKELPRGEAGVLEISGPNVFSGYWQMPEKTAEEFRDDGWFITGDVAEMAEDERVTIVGRAKDLIISGGFNVYPKEIESQIDELPGVKESAVIGVPHPDFGEGVTAIVVPEGDSGVDEQTVVDALRDRLARFKQPKRVYVVDELPRNTMGKVQKNVLREKYKDTFS, from the coding sequence ATGAACGACGCGAATCTGTACCGCCTATTCGCAGCCCATTTTCCGACCGAGCCGGACGCTGTTTTTCTCGAGACCGACAGCAACCGGCGGTTGCTGTACGCCGAGGTGCCGCGCCAAACCGCGCTGATTCAGGGTTTGCTGCAGTCGTTCGGTGTGCAGAAGGGCGACCGTGTCGTTGTTCAGGTAGAAAAGTCGATCGAGGCGGTGCTGCTGTATCTTGCCTGCCTGCGCGCCGGTGCCATCTATATACCGCTCAACACCGCGTACACGGCCAACGAGGTGGATTACTTTCTAAAAGACGCCACGCCGCGCGTGTTTGTGTGTGCGCCACAACGTAAGGCGCAGCTCGAGCCGGTGGCCGCCGCGGCCGGCGTACACGCCGTGTTGACGCTCGACGCGGACGGTGGAGGCGAGCTGCGGGCCGCCCTTGAGACTGCAACAGCGATCGATGAGACCGTGCCGGTGGCACCCGAGGACCTGGCGGCCATCTTGTACACCTCCGGAACCACCGGCCGTTCGAAAGGTGCGATGCTCAGTCACGCCAACCTGGCCTCGAATGCGCAGGTGTTACATGACTATTGGCATTGGCAGCAGGCGGATGTGCTGCTGCATGCCTTGCCGATCTTTCATGTGCACGGTCTGTTCGTCGCGCTGCATTGCGCGCTGCTTGGCGGTTCCCGGGTAATTTTTCTGCCCAGGTTCGATGCCGATGCGATGATCGCCCGGCTGCCGGAATCCACGGTCATGATGGGGGTGCCGACCTTTTACACGCGGCTGTTGGATCGCGCCGACTTCAATGCCGGGTTGTGTAGCAACATGCGCCTGTTCATTTCCGGTTCCGCCCCGCTGCGCGCCGAGACACACCGCGAGTTCGAACAGCGAACCGGGCATCGCATACTGGAGCGCTACGGCATGACCGAGGCCGGCATGATCACGTCGAACCCTTACGACGGTGAACGGATTGCCGGCACCGTCGGCTATCCCTTGCCCGGCGTGAAGGCGCGTGTGGCCGATGAGCAGGGAAAGGAGTTGCCGCGAGGCGAGGCCGGCGTGCTGGAGATCAGCGGTCCCAATGTGTTCAGTGGCTACTGGCAGATGCCGGAAAAAACCGCCGAGGAGTTTCGCGACGATGGTTGGTTCATCACCGGGGACGTGGCGGAGATGGCGGAGGACGAGCGCGTAACGATCGTCGGGCGGGCCAAGGATCTCATCATATCGGGCGGATTCAATGTCTATCCCAAAGAGATCGAGTCACAGATCGATGAGCTGCCGGGTGTGAAGGAGTCGGCAGTGATCGGTGTGCCACATCCGGATTTCGGTGAAGGCGTGACCGCGATTGTGGTGCCCGAGGGCGACAGCGGGGTCGACGAACAGACCGTGGTCGATGCGCTGCGTGACCGGCTCGCGCGCTTCAAGCAGCCCAAGCGCGTATATGTCGTCGACGAACTGCCGCGCAATACGATGGGCAAGGTGCAGAAGAACGTCCTGCGCGAAAAGTACAAAGATACCTTCTCTTAA
- a CDS encoding sulfite exporter TauE/SafE family protein, with translation MDLPMLLGAGAVAGTLAGLLGIGGGVIIVPIVTLLFERQGIPANLAIKMAVGTSLATIVVTAISSIYTHHRKGAVDWGLFKIMGPSVFVGSLVGAWLADLIPGEIMYIAFVVFLFAVSVQMAMSRVAAHRPLPSTPGLASVSTFVGISSALMGIGGGAMHVPFLSYCGIPVKRAIATAAAVGLPLSASATAGFIIGGLDEQGMPAGSLGYVNLPVFGGVVGASLLFAPLGATLAHKLPDLLLRRLFSVFLFLLATRMAFNLF, from the coding sequence ATGGACCTGCCCATGCTGCTGGGTGCCGGCGCAGTTGCTGGCACGCTGGCCGGTCTGCTCGGTATTGGCGGCGGAGTGATCATCGTACCGATCGTTACCCTGTTGTTCGAGCGGCAGGGCATTCCGGCAAACCTGGCGATCAAAATGGCCGTGGGCACCTCCTTGGCGACGATTGTCGTCACGGCGATATCGAGTATCTATACCCATCATCGCAAGGGGGCTGTGGACTGGGGGCTGTTCAAGATCATGGGGCCGAGTGTGTTCGTCGGCTCGCTGGTCGGCGCATGGTTGGCCGACCTGATACCGGGCGAGATTATGTACATCGCCTTTGTCGTGTTTCTTTTCGCTGTCTCGGTGCAGATGGCGATGAGCCGGGTAGCGGCGCACCGGCCCCTACCTTCAACGCCCGGCCTGGCATCGGTCTCCACGTTCGTCGGGATCTCCTCGGCCTTGATGGGGATCGGCGGCGGGGCGATGCATGTGCCGTTCCTCAGCTACTGCGGCATACCGGTGAAACGCGCGATCGCTACCGCTGCCGCGGTCGGCTTGCCACTATCGGCAAGTGCGACGGCGGGTTTCATTATTGGTGGGCTCGACGAGCAAGGCATGCCGGCAGGCAGCCTGGGTTACGTGAACCTGCCGGTGTTCGGCGGCGTCGTCGGGGCCAGCCTGTTGTTTGCGCCGCTCGGCGCGACGCTCGCGCACAAGCTGCCGGATCTGTTGCTTCGGCGTTTGTTTTCCGTCTTCCTTTTTCTATTGGCCACCCGTATGGCTTTCAATCTTTTCTGA
- a CDS encoding malonyl-CoA decarboxylase domain-containing protein, protein MPGIKWLERITNTVADRGRELLGLRDDEAKNSLSDLCRRLIAGRGEASNIALAREILRLFENTDKDGKDEFFATLAAQFGPDPQGISEASAAFDRDKPATLARLIEAVEPPRQELFRRLNMAPHGTASLVAMRSELLDRLRANPELSSVDADLKHLLASWFNRGFLRLQRIDWHSPAALLEKIMQYESVHSIDGWRDLRRRLADDRRCFGFFHPALPDEPLIFVEVALTGEVTAEIGSLIDPEAQLTDPYAADTAMFYSINNALRGLRGISFGNFLLKQVLSDLGDELPQLKRFVTLSPMPRFAERLNMLLAGDIEDWPRERLDPLLEDFEPALAEHSNQASPSAAVFELLQNFDQHAAALAGPLARLALLYISAMKRSPGVCCDPVAAFHLANGAVLERINVGADKSVKGMTQSYGVMVNYLYDPEQVVANHEAFVQEGRIAMSRALKREHEKHIVGKR, encoded by the coding sequence ATGCCGGGTATCAAGTGGCTGGAGCGCATTACCAATACCGTCGCCGACCGCGGTCGCGAGTTGCTCGGCCTGCGCGACGACGAAGCGAAAAACTCGTTGTCCGATCTTTGTCGTCGCTTGATCGCCGGACGTGGCGAGGCATCAAATATCGCCTTGGCGCGCGAGATTCTGCGGCTGTTTGAGAATACCGACAAAGACGGCAAGGACGAATTCTTCGCCACGCTTGCCGCGCAGTTCGGTCCCGATCCGCAGGGTATCAGCGAGGCATCGGCCGCCTTTGATCGAGATAAGCCGGCTACGCTGGCGCGGCTGATCGAGGCGGTTGAGCCGCCTCGCCAGGAGTTGTTTCGGCGTCTCAACATGGCGCCGCATGGTACCGCCAGCCTGGTGGCCATGCGTTCTGAACTGCTGGACCGGTTGCGTGCGAATCCCGAACTGAGCAGCGTCGATGCCGATCTTAAGCACCTGCTCGCATCCTGGTTCAACCGCGGTTTTCTACGCCTGCAGCGCATCGATTGGCACAGTCCCGCCGCATTGCTCGAAAAGATCATGCAGTACGAATCGGTGCATTCCATCGACGGCTGGCGTGATCTGCGGCGTCGCCTGGCCGACGACCGGCGTTGCTTCGGCTTCTTCCATCCCGCGTTGCCGGATGAGCCACTGATCTTCGTCGAGGTCGCGCTAACCGGCGAGGTCACCGCCGAGATCGGTTCCTTGATCGACCCCGAGGCGCAACTGACGGATCCCTATGCCGCCGACACGGCGATGTTTTACTCGATCAACAACGCGCTACGCGGACTACGCGGTATCAGCTTCGGCAACTTCCTGTTGAAGCAGGTACTCAGTGACCTGGGCGACGAACTGCCGCAGCTGAAACGGTTCGTTACGCTGTCGCCGATGCCGCGTTTCGCCGAACGGCTGAACATGTTGCTGGCAGGTGACATCGAAGACTGGCCGCGTGAACGACTCGATCCCTTGTTGGAGGATTTCGAACCGGCGTTGGCCGAGCACAGCAACCAGGCCTCGCCAAGCGCTGCGGTATTTGAACTGTTGCAGAACTTCGACCAGCACGCCGCCGCACTGGCCGGGCCTTTGGCGCGTCTTGCTTTGTTGTATATCAGCGCGATGAAGCGTTCGCCCGGGGTTTGCTGCGATCCGGTCGCGGCGTTTCATCTGGCCAATGGCGCGGTTCTCGAACGCATCAATGTCGGCGCCGACAAGTCGGTGAAGGGCATGACGCAGTCGTACGGCGTCATGGTCAATTACCTGTATGACCCGGAACAGGTGGTGGCCAACCACGAGGCCTTCGTACAGGAAGGGCGTATCGCAATGTCGCGCGCACTCAAACGCGAACATGAAAAACATATCGTGGGAAAACGCTGA
- a CDS encoding TRAP transporter large permease, with translation MEPLTLGALVAVVTILVLFSGVSVAVGLLIVATGFLLVFDGPASFELLPELFFGKLDNFALLSIPMFVIMGASISSTRAGADLYEALERWMTRVPGGLVVSNLGACALFSAMSGSSPATCAAIGKMGIPEMRKRGYPDGVAAGSIAAGGTLGILIPPSVTMIVYGIATETSIGRLFLAGVLPGLLLVGLFMLWSIYSTWRQGGGDTALGATRYSWKQKIEVLPRVIPFLLIILGVLYALYGGVATPSETAAVGALLCVLAAVFIYRLFRFNALWAVLRDSTRESVMILFIIGAAGVFAFMLSNLFITQAIAEWIAELDVNRWVLMGAINLFLLVAGFFLPPVAVILMAAPILFPIVVSAGFDPYWFAVVLTINMEIGLITPPVGLNLYVINGIAPDIPLKTILLGSMPFVLCMVLSIVILSVFPSIATWLPDTLMGPAQ, from the coding sequence ATGGAGCCGTTGACGCTCGGCGCCCTGGTCGCGGTGGTGACGATCCTGGTGTTGTTTTCCGGTGTATCGGTGGCGGTCGGGTTGCTGATCGTTGCGACCGGCTTTCTGCTGGTATTCGATGGGCCGGCTTCGTTCGAGCTGTTGCCTGAACTGTTCTTCGGCAAGCTCGACAATTTTGCGCTGTTGTCGATCCCGATGTTCGTCATCATGGGGGCATCGATATCATCGACGCGGGCAGGCGCGGATTTGTACGAGGCGTTGGAGCGCTGGATGACGCGTGTGCCCGGCGGGCTCGTGGTATCCAACCTCGGTGCCTGCGCCCTGTTCTCGGCGATGTCTGGCTCTTCGCCGGCAACCTGCGCTGCAATCGGCAAAATGGGCATCCCCGAGATGCGCAAGCGTGGCTACCCCGATGGTGTGGCCGCCGGATCGATCGCCGCCGGGGGCACGCTCGGCATTCTCATCCCGCCGTCGGTCACGATGATCGTCTATGGCATCGCTACCGAGACATCGATCGGCCGATTGTTTCTTGCTGGCGTGCTACCGGGGCTGCTGCTGGTGGGGCTGTTCATGCTGTGGTCGATCTATAGCACCTGGCGACAGGGCGGTGGCGACACCGCGCTCGGCGCTACCCGCTACAGCTGGAAACAGAAGATCGAAGTGCTGCCACGGGTGATCCCGTTTCTGCTGATCATCCTCGGCGTGCTGTATGCGCTGTATGGCGGTGTGGCCACACCTTCCGAAACGGCGGCGGTAGGCGCCTTGTTGTGCGTTCTGGCGGCGGTGTTCATCTATCGTCTGTTCCGCTTCAACGCCTTGTGGGCGGTATTGCGTGATTCGACGCGTGAAAGCGTGATGATCCTGTTCATCATCGGCGCCGCCGGGGTGTTCGCCTTCATGCTGTCCAATCTGTTCATCACCCAGGCGATTGCCGAATGGATTGCAGAGCTCGACGTCAACCGCTGGGTATTGATGGGGGCGATCAATCTCTTCTTGCTGGTCGCCGGTTTCTTTCTGCCGCCCGTCGCGGTGATCCTGATGGCCGCACCGATCCTGTTTCCGATCGTGGTGTCTGCAGGTTTCGACCCCTATTGGTTCGCCGTGGTGCTGACGATCAACATGGAGATCGGATTGATCACCCCGCCGGTTGGCCTGAATCTGTACGTGATCAACGGCATCGCGCCGGACATCCCGTTGAAGACGATCCTGCTGGGTTCGATGCCGTTCGTGCTGTGCATGGTGCTGTCGATCGTGATTCTGTCGGTGTTTCCGTCGATCGCGACTTGGTTGCCGGATACCTTGATGGGGCCTGCCCAATGA
- a CDS encoding TRAP transporter small permease, with the protein MDRQGRSATRRCQQAIVTSVAAVSRLCGVIAALMILVSVVITCEMIWVRFVLEESTIWQTEAVTYLMISATLIGLPYVQLLRGHVNVDLVPMMLPPAWSKALAVLVLILSICVIAIMAYYGFELFHVALERGWRSESVWGVKLWIPYLALPVGLGLFVLQMLADLVASWRCDEPVLQHGDLEKDY; encoded by the coding sequence ATGGATCGGCAAGGACGGTCCGCCACGCGACGATGCCAGCAGGCCATCGTTACCAGTGTGGCGGCGGTTTCCAGACTGTGCGGCGTGATCGCTGCACTGATGATCCTGGTGTCGGTGGTGATTACCTGCGAGATGATCTGGGTGCGTTTCGTGCTCGAGGAATCGACGATCTGGCAGACCGAGGCGGTTACCTACCTGATGATCTCGGCGACCCTGATCGGTCTGCCGTATGTGCAGTTGTTGCGTGGTCACGTCAATGTCGACCTTGTGCCGATGATGTTGCCGCCGGCGTGGAGCAAGGCACTCGCGGTGCTGGTGTTGATATTGAGCATCTGCGTCATTGCGATCATGGCGTACTACGGTTTCGAGTTGTTTCATGTCGCGCTCGAGCGCGGCTGGCGATCGGAGAGCGTGTGGGGCGTCAAGCTGTGGATTCCGTACCTGGCGTTGCCGGTGGGGCTGGGGCTGTTCGTGTTGCAGATGCTGGCCGACCTTGTCGCATCGTGGCGTTGTGATGAGCCCGTGCTGCAGCACGGCGATTTGGAAAAGGATTACTGA
- the dctP gene encoding TRAP transporter substrate-binding protein DctP → MGKSVFNAGLLCCASFLWAGSVAADTELKVSHQWSTSDVRHKVAQMVADEVAAANVGLQLKIYPSKSLFKPKEQYRPLTRGRLDMTVVPLAYAAGQQPAYNLTLMPGLVKNHDHAARLVKSPFMQELEKIMAKDDVMVLVHGYLAGGFGGKEKCITKPSDVEGLSIRAAGKSFEQMMAAAGASITSMPSSEIYSAMQTGVLDAANTSSSSFVSYRLYEQIKCYTPAGDVALWFMYQPMLINKTTFENLTKEQQSALLAGAEKAQAFYLAEAKKADEASAAKFKEAGVEVVQMTEDDFNAWREIAKASSYKKFVDETEGGQALLDMALSVE, encoded by the coding sequence ATGGGCAAATCCGTTTTCAACGCGGGGCTGTTGTGCTGTGCGTCGTTTTTGTGGGCAGGCAGTGTCGCCGCCGACACCGAGCTGAAGGTTTCGCATCAGTGGTCGACGTCCGACGTGCGCCACAAGGTCGCACAGATGGTGGCCGACGAAGTCGCGGCGGCCAATGTCGGCCTGCAACTCAAGATCTATCCATCGAAATCCCTGTTCAAGCCGAAAGAACAGTATCGACCGCTGACTCGCGGGCGTCTCGATATGACCGTGGTGCCGTTGGCCTACGCGGCCGGCCAGCAACCTGCGTATAACCTGACCTTGATGCCGGGCCTGGTGAAGAACCATGACCATGCGGCGCGCCTGGTCAAATCGCCATTCATGCAAGAGCTTGAAAAGATCATGGCGAAAGACGACGTGATGGTTCTCGTGCATGGCTATCTCGCCGGCGGATTCGGCGGTAAGGAAAAGTGCATCACCAAGCCGTCCGACGTCGAGGGTCTGAGCATTCGCGCCGCCGGCAAATCGTTCGAACAGATGATGGCGGCTGCGGGTGCCTCGATCACCTCGATGCCGTCGTCCGAGATCTACAGCGCGATGCAGACAGGTGTTCTCGACGCCGCCAACACCTCGTCGTCGAGCTTCGTCTCCTATCGCCTGTATGAGCAGATCAAGTGCTACACGCCGGCCGGCGATGTGGCGTTGTGGTTCATGTATCAACCGATGCTGATCAATAAGACAACATTCGAAAACCTCACCAAAGAGCAACAGAGTGCTCTGCTCGCCGGTGCCGAGAAAGCGCAGGCCTTCTACCTCGCCGAAGCCAAGAAAGCCGACGAAGCGTCCGCCGCGAAGTTCAAAGAGGCCGGCGTCGAAGTCGTGCAGATGACGGAAGACGACTTCAATGCCTGGCGTGAGATCGCCAAGGCGTCCTCCTACAAGAAGTTCGTCGACGAAACCGAAGGTGGGCAGGCACTGCTCGATATGGCGTTGTCGGTCGAATAA
- a CDS encoding GntR family transcriptional regulator: MAAVLDAKTNAKNSTSQASKLRDVLEEEIVNGVVKPGDRLDEAALAERFNVSRTPIREAFKYLVGSGLVETVPNRGTFVASVGLPQLVEMFEVMAELEGMCARLAARRITEEESAELQSLLDDCAQAKEQGDLDGYYYINQQFHDCIYRASHNQFLAQQTRQLQTRLKPYRRLQLRVRNRASTSLEEHRLIVAAIVNGDEQAAESHIKDHVRIQGERFTDFVATIDHS; encoded by the coding sequence GTGGCTGCCGTCTTAGATGCCAAGACAAATGCTAAAAACAGTACCTCGCAGGCATCGAAGCTGCGGGACGTACTGGAAGAAGAGATCGTCAACGGAGTGGTTAAACCGGGTGACCGGCTCGATGAAGCCGCGCTGGCTGAACGCTTCAACGTGTCGCGCACACCGATTCGTGAGGCCTTCAAATACCTGGTCGGCTCCGGACTGGTCGAGACCGTCCCCAACCGCGGCACCTTCGTCGCCAGTGTCGGATTGCCGCAGCTGGTCGAGATGTTCGAAGTCATGGCCGAGCTCGAAGGCATGTGTGCACGGCTCGCAGCACGCCGAATCACCGAAGAGGAAAGCGCTGAACTGCAGTCATTGCTCGACGACTGTGCGCAGGCCAAAGAACAGGGCGACCTCGACGGCTATTACTACATCAACCAACAGTTCCACGATTGCATCTACCGCGCGAGCCACAACCAGTTTCTCGCCCAGCAGACGCGTCAACTTCAGACCCGCCTCAAACCGTATCGACGACTGCAGCTCAGGGTGCGCAACCGGGCGAGTACCTCGCTGGAAGAACATCGGCTGATCGTCGCGGCGATCGTCAATGGAGACGAACAGGCTGCCGAGTCGCACATCAAGGATCATGTCCGTATCCAGGGTGAGCGCTTCACCGACTTCGTTGCGACGATCGACCACAGCTGA
- a CDS encoding LemA family protein, giving the protein MELLLGTLALALLIWAIFIFNRLVRDRHRVLAAWSDIDVQLKRRHDLIPKLVDTVKQYAAYEQATLTAVTELRTQAAALSEPEKLASVESALGEKLHSLIAIAEDYPDLKADQHFVELQRDITEVEEHIQYARRYYNGSVRNLNTRIDSFPDLIVARLFNYRHAQLFEFDAEQA; this is encoded by the coding sequence ATGGAGTTGTTACTCGGCACCCTTGCCCTTGCCCTGCTGATCTGGGCGATCTTCATCTTCAACCGACTGGTGCGCGATCGCCACCGGGTCCTCGCGGCGTGGAGCGACATCGACGTTCAGCTCAAACGGCGCCACGACCTGATCCCCAAGCTGGTCGATACCGTGAAGCAATACGCGGCCTACGAGCAGGCCACGTTGACCGCCGTCACCGAACTGCGCACCCAAGCTGCCGCACTGAGTGAACCCGAAAAACTGGCCTCGGTGGAATCGGCGCTCGGGGAGAAACTGCACAGCCTGATCGCAATCGCCGAAGACTATCCCGACCTCAAGGCCGACCAGCACTTTGTCGAGCTACAGCGCGACATCACCGAGGTGGAAGAGCACATCCAGTATGCCCGTCGCTACTACAACGGCTCGGTACGCAATCTCAACACGCGCATCGATTCTTTCCCCGACCTGATCGTTGCGCGATTGTTCAACTATCGCCACGCCCAGCTTTTCGAGTTCGACGCCGAACAAGCGTAG